One region of Flavobacterium pisciphilum genomic DNA includes:
- the aqpZ gene encoding aquaporin Z, which yields MKKLFAEFFGTFWLVFGGCGSAIFAAGIPDLGIGFAGVALAFGLTVLTMAYAVGHISGGHFNPAVSFGLWAGGRFPVKDLVPYIIAQCVGAIAAAGTLYTIAAGKAGFMIDNTKAGAFASNGFGAFSPEGYSLQSAFIAEFVLTLFFLLIILGATDKFANGKFAGVAIGLGLTLIHLISIPITNTSVNPARSLSQAIFVGGEPLSQVWLFWVAPILGAVVAGIIYKTLLQNHDAA from the coding sequence ATGAAAAAACTTTTTGCAGAATTTTTCGGAACATTCTGGCTTGTATTCGGAGGTTGCGGAAGCGCTATTTTCGCAGCTGGAATTCCAGATCTAGGAATTGGATTTGCTGGAGTTGCTCTAGCTTTTGGATTAACCGTTTTAACAATGGCTTATGCTGTAGGACATATTTCTGGTGGTCATTTTAATCCAGCAGTATCTTTTGGACTTTGGGCTGGCGGAAGATTCCCCGTAAAAGACTTAGTACCATACATTATTGCACAATGTGTTGGAGCAATTGCTGCAGCAGGAACATTATATACAATTGCAGCTGGTAAAGCTGGTTTTATGATCGACAATACCAAAGCTGGAGCATTTGCATCAAATGGTTTTGGGGCTTTTTCGCCAGAAGGATATTCTTTGCAGTCTGCATTTATTGCTGAGTTTGTACTAACTTTATTTTTCTTATTAATCATTCTTGGTGCTACAGATAAATTTGCAAATGGAAAATTTGCAGGAGTTGCGATTGGTCTAGGACTAACATTAATACACTTAATAAGTATTCCAATCACAAATACATCTGTGAACCCAGCTAGATCTTTATCACAAGCAATATTTGTTGGTGGTGAGCCATTATCTCAAGTTTGGTTGTTTTGGGTTGCCCCAATCTTAGGAGCAGTTGTAGCAGGGATCATATATAAAACATTGCTACAAAACCATGACGCTGCATAA
- a CDS encoding sterol desaturase family protein: MDEIISYFSTIPPSHRSLILVSGITFFWLIENTFPLFKFNYKKWNHAGINFFLTLTTIIINFVLAFILLRTANWTIKNNFGVLQWLPEIPLWIYTITGLLLLDLIGAYLAHFTQHKIKFLWRFHLIHHTDTWVDTTSGNRHHPGESIIRFIFTTLGVLIVGSPMWMVFLYQTLSVVSTQFTHANISLPDKVDSFLSYFIVSPNMHKIHHHYVLPYTDSNYGNIFSIWDRLFGTFTTLPKEKIIYGVDTHMNPEEHNNLKNLLQIPFQKQRSLKND; encoded by the coding sequence ATGGATGAAATTATTTCTTATTTCAGTACTATCCCTCCTTCACACAGAAGTTTAATTCTCGTTAGCGGAATAACCTTCTTTTGGCTCATAGAAAACACTTTCCCACTTTTTAAATTCAACTATAAAAAATGGAATCATGCTGGAATCAATTTCTTCTTGACATTAACCACAATTATCATCAATTTCGTTTTGGCTTTTATACTACTCAGAACTGCCAATTGGACCATTAAAAATAATTTTGGCGTTTTACAATGGTTGCCAGAAATCCCATTATGGATCTACACAATTACCGGACTGTTATTATTAGATTTAATAGGAGCTTATCTCGCTCATTTCACCCAGCATAAGATTAAATTCTTATGGCGTTTTCATTTGATTCATCACACTGACACTTGGGTCGACACTACAAGTGGAAATCGTCACCATCCAGGAGAAAGCATCATTCGGTTTATTTTCACAACTTTAGGCGTATTAATTGTAGGGAGTCCGATGTGGATGGTTTTTCTATACCAAACACTATCTGTTGTATCTACTCAATTTACCCATGCGAATATTTCTTTACCCGATAAAGTAGACTCTTTTCTAAGTTATTTTATCGTTTCTCCAAATATGCACAAAATACATCATCATTATGTATTACCCTATACTGATAGCAATTACGGAAATATATTTTCTATTTGGGACCGTCTTTTCGGAACATTTACAACCCTCCCAAAAGAGAAGATTATCTATGGAGTTGACACTCATATGAACCCTGAAGAACACAATAATTTGAAAAATCTATTACAAATTCCGTTTCAAAAACAACGTTCGCTAAAAAACGATTAA
- the htpG gene encoding molecular chaperone HtpG has product MTTGKINVSVENIFPLIKKFLYSDHEIFLRELISNGTDATLKLKHLISIGEAKVEYGNPTIEVKIDKEGKKIHIIDQGLGMTADEVEKYINQVAFSGAEEFLDKYKDSAKDSGIIGHFGLGFYSAFMVAEKVEIFTKSYKDEPAAHWTCDGSPEFTLEPADKTTRGTEIVLHIAEDSLEFLEDSKIHELLNKYNKFMPIPIKFGTRTETLPKPEDAPEDYVNETIEIDNIINNPNPAWTKQPTELSDEDYKSFYRELYPMQFEDPLFNIHLNVDYPFNLTGILYFPKLGSDMQIQKDKIQLYQNQVYVTDNVEGIVPEFLTMLKGVIDSPDIPLNVSRSGLQADGAVKKISNYITRKVADKLKALFNENRADFEEKWNDIKIVLEYGMLSEDKFYEKAGAFFLYPTVDNTYFTLEELKEKTKENQTDKDGKLVILYAGNKDAQHSYIETAKEKGYEVLLLDSPIISHLIQKIEGDNKDLTFVRVDSDHIDNLIKKDENTISKLSDEEKEALKTSLEAYIPKAYSVQLEAMDSQAAPFIITQPEFMRRMKEMSQSGGSGMFGMGNMPEMYNLVVNTNSELATNILNTEDKSHQEHLVKQALDLAKLSQNLLKGEALTAFVKRSFEMIK; this is encoded by the coding sequence ATGACAACAGGTAAAATTAATGTTTCAGTAGAAAACATATTTCCCTTAATCAAAAAATTCTTATACAGCGATCACGAAATTTTCTTGCGTGAGCTGATATCTAATGGAACCGATGCTACTTTAAAATTAAAACATTTAATAAGTATTGGTGAAGCCAAAGTAGAATATGGCAATCCAACTATTGAAGTTAAAATTGACAAAGAAGGAAAAAAAATCCACATCATTGACCAAGGTCTTGGAATGACAGCTGACGAAGTTGAAAAATACATCAACCAAGTTGCTTTTTCTGGAGCTGAAGAGTTTTTGGATAAATATAAAGACTCAGCAAAAGATTCGGGAATCATAGGTCATTTTGGTCTTGGATTTTATTCTGCTTTTATGGTTGCTGAAAAAGTAGAAATTTTCACTAAATCATACAAAGACGAGCCAGCTGCACATTGGACATGTGACGGTAGTCCAGAATTTACTTTGGAACCAGCTGACAAAACTACACGTGGAACTGAAATTGTTTTACATATTGCTGAAGATTCTCTAGAGTTTTTGGAAGATTCTAAAATTCATGAATTATTGAATAAGTATAATAAATTTATGCCTATTCCAATTAAATTCGGAACAAGAACAGAAACACTTCCTAAACCAGAAGATGCTCCAGAAGATTATGTAAACGAAACGATAGAAATTGATAACATCATCAATAATCCAAATCCAGCTTGGACTAAACAACCAACTGAATTATCTGATGAGGATTACAAAAGTTTCTACCGCGAGTTGTATCCAATGCAATTCGAAGATCCATTATTCAACATTCATTTAAATGTTGATTATCCGTTTAACCTAACAGGAATTTTGTATTTCCCAAAATTAGGTTCGGATATGCAAATTCAGAAAGATAAAATTCAATTATACCAAAATCAAGTTTATGTAACTGATAACGTAGAAGGAATTGTTCCTGAATTTTTGACAATGTTAAAAGGTGTTATTGATTCACCAGATATCCCATTAAACGTTTCTCGTTCTGGTTTACAGGCTGATGGTGCTGTTAAGAAAATATCAAACTACATTACTCGTAAAGTAGCTGATAAATTAAAAGCATTATTCAATGAGAACCGTGCCGATTTTGAAGAAAAATGGAATGACATTAAAATTGTTTTGGAATACGGAATGCTTTCTGAAGACAAATTTTATGAAAAAGCTGGAGCTTTCTTTTTATATCCAACAGTAGATAACACTTATTTTACTTTAGAAGAATTAAAAGAGAAAACAAAAGAGAATCAAACTGATAAAGACGGAAAATTAGTTATTTTATATGCTGGAAATAAAGATGCACAGCACTCTTACATAGAAACAGCAAAAGAAAAAGGATACGAAGTATTACTTTTAGACTCTCCAATCATCTCGCATTTGATTCAAAAAATTGAAGGAGACAATAAAGATCTAACTTTCGTTCGTGTCGATTCAGACCATATTGATAACTTAATCAAGAAAGACGAAAACACGATTTCTAAATTATCAGATGAAGAAAAAGAAGCTTTAAAAACTTCATTAGAAGCTTACATTCCTAAAGCATACAGCGTACAATTGGAAGCTATGGACAGTCAAGCTGCTCCGTTTATCATCACGCAACCTGAATTTATGCGTAGAATGAAAGAAATGAGTCAATCTGGTGGTTCTGGAATGTTCGGAATGGGCAATATGCCTGAGATGTACAACTTGGTAGTAAACACAAACTCTGAGTTAGCTACTAACATCTTGAACACTGAAGACAAATCGCACCAAGAACATTTGGTAAAACAAGCTTTAGATTTAGCTAAATTATCTCAAAACCTTTTAAAAGGAGAAGCATTAACAGCTTTCGTTAAAAGAAGTTTTGAAATGATCAAATAA
- a CDS encoding DoxX family protein, whose product MNLPWHLYLMASLYIIAGINHFRNPRMYLKIIPSYFSNPKLLNILSGVAEIILGSLLLVSATSHFAAWGIIALLAAVFPTHLYMYQNEKASFGLPRWVLLLRMPFQLVLIFWAYQYTF is encoded by the coding sequence ATGAATTTACCTTGGCACCTATATCTAATGGCTTCGCTGTATATTATTGCTGGGATAAATCATTTTAGAAACCCTAGAATGTATCTAAAGATCATTCCTTCTTATTTTTCAAATCCAAAATTATTAAATATTTTAAGCGGTGTAGCTGAGATTATACTAGGATCACTCCTATTAGTCTCAGCTACATCTCATTTTGCAGCATGGGGGATTATAGCGTTATTAGCTGCTGTTTTCCCAACACATCTATATATGTATCAAAATGAAAAAGCTAGTTTTGGTTTGCCTCGATGGGTTCTATTATTACGCATGCCTTTTCAGTTAGTTTTGATTTTTTGGGCTTATCAATATACTTTTTAA
- a CDS encoding GlsB/YeaQ/YmgE family stress response membrane protein, translating into MEFLYFLLIGAISGWLAGQIWKGSGFGILGNIVVGIIGGLIGGWIAGRLGIGGGGLLWQIIIAVGGAWVLLFIISLIKKA; encoded by the coding sequence ATGGAATTTTTATATTTCTTACTTATTGGAGCAATTTCTGGTTGGCTAGCAGGTCAAATATGGAAAGGATCAGGTTTTGGAATCCTAGGCAATATTGTCGTTGGAATAATTGGCGGTCTTATTGGAGGCTGGATTGCAGGAAGACTAGGCATCGGTGGAGGCGGTTTGCTTTGGCAAATTATTATTGCTGTTGGCGGCGCTTGGGTCTTATTATTTATTATTAGTTTAATAAAAAAAGCATAA
- a CDS encoding EamA family transporter, whose amino-acid sequence MIKNNVLKGVFLVAFGATSYGMLATFVKMAYDEGFTTAEVTTSQFILGIIGILIINAFQKAKHKNEVVNATPKNIAQLMTAGTSLGMTSLFYYLAVKYIPVSIGIVLLMQTVWMGVLLEMILEKKLPSKQKVVAVIIVLAGTVLATNITQNEIQLDWRGLAWGCLAAASFTTTMFTANRVATEISSAQRSLYMLLGGAVIVFSFAIATQTTPFNFTIFAKWGIILALFGTIIPPMLMNIGFPLTGIGLGSIVSALELPVSVMMAYVLLNEKVIFLQWVGIILIILAIIIMNLNFQKQK is encoded by the coding sequence ATGATAAAAAATAACGTATTAAAAGGAGTTTTTCTAGTAGCATTTGGCGCAACAAGTTATGGCATGTTAGCCACTTTTGTAAAAATGGCGTATGACGAAGGATTCACTACAGCAGAAGTAACCACATCTCAATTCATATTAGGAATAATTGGAATCCTAATCATTAACGCTTTTCAAAAAGCAAAACACAAAAATGAAGTTGTAAATGCAACTCCAAAAAACATTGCTCAATTAATGACAGCTGGAACTTCACTAGGAATGACGAGCTTATTCTATTATTTAGCAGTAAAATACATTCCAGTTTCTATCGGAATTGTATTATTGATGCAAACGGTATGGATGGGTGTTTTACTAGAAATGATTCTAGAAAAAAAATTACCTTCTAAACAAAAGGTAGTTGCTGTAATAATTGTTTTAGCAGGAACTGTTTTAGCAACTAATATTACTCAAAACGAAATCCAATTAGATTGGCGTGGTCTTGCATGGGGATGTTTAGCCGCTGCATCATTTACCACTACGATGTTTACCGCAAACCGAGTTGCTACCGAAATTTCATCGGCACAACGAAGCTTATACATGCTTTTAGGTGGGGCTGTTATTGTATTTTCATTTGCAATAGCAACACAAACAACTCCATTTAACTTTACTATTTTTGCAAAATGGGGAATTATCCTTGCTCTTTTTGGTACAATTATTCCTCCAATGCTTATGAATATAGGTTTCCCACTTACAGGAATTGGACTAGGTAGTATTGTTTCGGCTTTAGAATTGCCTGTATCTGTAATGATGGCCTATGTATTGCTAAATGAAAAAGTAATATTTCTTCAATGGGTTGGAATAATTTTAATCATACTTGCGATTATTATTATGAACTTAAATTTTCAAAAGCAAAAATAA